TAAGAAAGATAATAAGAAAGACTAAATAGTTCCTAAAACGTTTAAAAACCCTTAAAAGCTCTTAAAAACTTTTGAAAAGCTTTTATAAATTTTTAAAACTGGTTAATTCCTCTCAAATCTAAGAATCTTACTGCCATGTAACCTTAAGAGGTTTCCTGCGTGGGATTCCATGTGTTTTGTACTTTGGGTAGCCGAACATCATTGCATAGGCAAATTTTCTTCCAGCGGGCAAGCCGAGTTCTTTCTGGAGAGGCTCATAAAAGGTGGCTGCCGCTGCGACAAAGCCAGCCCAGCACGTTCCAATTCCGAAAGCTGGCGCAGCTATATCAAAATGGGTAAGGGCGATAATGGCATCGACAGGTGCAATCGGGCTTTCCTCTGGGATATGGGCAAAAAGCAGGTGTGGGGCACCCCGGCAGATTACATCATGCCCCTGCTCCCATGCCGAAATAAGTACTGGCACGTAGCTACTCATGGGATTCGGGGTATTTTCCAGGCTCTTCATCCATTCAATGGTTAGTTCGGCGACCTTCCTGACCTTTTCCGGATCATGGATAACCAGCCATTCAACAGGCTGACTGTTGGTTCCTGATGCGGCGTAGCGGGCAATATCGAGCACCTCGAGGATTTTTTCCTTTGGCACGGGCTCTGTAGTATAATGCCGCACAGACCTGCGTTTTTTAAGATAAAATCCTATGTCTTCCGCGGAAATTATACCGGCATCGACTGGCAGGGAAACCTTCTCCTCAGGACGGAGATTCAAAGTGAGAGCCTGGGATGGGCAAAAAGCTTCACAATGCCCGCAGTACATACAGTGGGAAGCGTCTGTCTCCCGCACCTCTGGAAGATGTTCCTCATCAACCGGATCGATAATACCTGATGGGCAAATCTTTACACAAACACCGCATCGTGTGCAACTATTCTCATCTACGATAATTTGAGCCATAGATATCAAAACCTTTAAGAACGACTATTTAGACAGCCAGGACTTATTATTTTCTAAACCGTCCGATCATTTTTGCCTTATGATATTCTTGACCCGTCTGTCCCATTCCGTAGATTCGAAAAGATCCTTCAGTTCTGGAGAATCTTCGATAAAGCAGAAACCCCAGTAAACCGCAGGCAGAAGCTCCCGTTTCCACTGTTCTTTTTTCTTCTTGTCAAGGAACTGGTAAGTTTCCGAAGATGAGAGGCGGCTTACAAAACCTAGCACTTTTACAAGCTCAGGGATGGTTTTGTGAGCCGAACCGAGTTTCAGGCATTTGAGCCTGTGGCTGTCTATCTTCCGGAAGTCGGGCTCAAAGCCCAAAGTTTTTAAGATCCGGTTCTTCTCTTGCAATGAGAGGTGTTCTCCTTCATACTTAAGGGAGTTCAGAGCCTGGAGTTTAAGCAGCCATTCGACTTCACCAAAAACCTTGGGTTTGTGCTGCCTTGAAACGTCTCCAAGCCTGCGGTCTTCATAGGCTTCCCGCTTGAGCTTATTAACATTGGCAGCAAGCTTTGCTAATTCTTCTGCATCCCTGAGTTCTCTGACCCGGAATTTCAGAGCAGCCCGCATGAGTTCTCTTTTTTCTCGTTCAAAAGCCCCGACATCCTTCTCCTCTGTTAGTGCAAGCAAGCGTGAGAAATATTTTGCCCGAATGGAAGTTGGAGGAAGCTTTACAGGGACTTCTTTAATCTTAACACCTTTTCCCTTTCCACGGAGCCCGAGTTCCACCTTCTTAATCTCTATCTTCCCTTCCTCGATCGCCCTGGCTGCATCCCCTTCGGAGAAAAGTTCTTCAAGGCGGATTTCAGGCTGGAGCATCTGAACCTGGTCGACCTTTTCCCCGGAGAAAACACCTTCCCCAAAACGCTGGTAGAGAGAATCAATACTGTCCGAAATCTCAAAGATGCTGCCCTGCTGCTTTCCTGATATGGGGGAAAGCCTTGTCACCCTTCCTACCTGCTGTTCAAAGAGACGCATGCTCAGGGTGGGGCGCAGCAAAATAAGAGTTTCCAGTCCCGGGAAATCAAAACCTTCAATCAGCATGCCGACTGTACACAGTACATAAGGAGGCTTTCCCATCTCCCTGAAAGCTGCAAGAATAGCATTCTGTTCATCCTTGGGCAGCTCGGAACTTATAAAAACGGCGTCCCGGAACTTCCCTTCAGGAGTATAGTTCTTAAAATCTACAGGTAGAACAGGTTCTATATCTTTCTCGAGTTTCTTGGCTGAAATATCCCCATTGAAAATGGAGGAGGTAAGCTTTGCATGGAAAGCGTTAATTTCTTTATCGCCTCCCCCTACGCCATAGACGCGTTTCCTGACAGGGGCGCAAAAGACAAGCGTTTTTG
The Methanosarcina thermophila TM-1 genome window above contains:
- a CDS encoding DEAD/DEAH box helicase, coding for MTSLNEIPARTESVELEPLREDKKKIFEDILRYFETNQRGYIKVPTGWGKTFLSKHIMKKYYDEGKLMLFLVSKNNPLLSQAYYNRKKNQPLFPNSALLYSERRVDRKELAATLRALGQKKGEGFVLFASLQTILGKQSAEIKDLILKFTDLAIVDEIHNFINNRGNDFLNEFGERTKILGMTATPFQGVVGNVKFVDEIAGDMREIYTKTLPECILDNELAPLKYTIAESSEDIFEIFDFEKGLGELDRQDLFLDCSTPDRLKKVIRRTQLAKDVYDSMVKQRHAKTLVFCAPVRKRVYGVGGGDKEINAFHAKLTSSIFNGDISAKKLEKDIEPVLPVDFKNYTPEGKFRDAVFISSELPKDEQNAILAAFREMGKPPYVLCTVGMLIEGFDFPGLETLILLRPTLSMRLFEQQVGRVTRLSPISGKQQGSIFEISDSIDSLYQRFGEGVFSGEKVDQVQMLQPEIRLEELFSEGDAARAIEEGKIEIKKVELGLRGKGKGVKIKEVPVKLPPTSIRAKYFSRLLALTEEKDVGAFEREKRELMRAALKFRVRELRDAEELAKLAANVNKLKREAYEDRRLGDVSRQHKPKVFGEVEWLLKLQALNSLKYEGEHLSLQEKNRILKTLGFEPDFRKIDSHRLKCLKLGSAHKTIPELVKVLGFVSRLSSSETYQFLDKKKKEQWKRELLPAVYWGFCFIEDSPELKDLFESTEWDRRVKNIIRQK
- a CDS encoding nitroreductase family protein; translated protein: MAQIIVDENSCTRCGVCVKICPSGIIDPVDEEHLPEVRETDASHCMYCGHCEAFCPSQALTLNLRPEEKVSLPVDAGIISAEDIGFYLKKRRSVRHYTTEPVPKEKILEVLDIARYAASGTNSQPVEWLVIHDPEKVRKVAELTIEWMKSLENTPNPMSSYVPVLISAWEQGHDVICRGAPHLLFAHIPEESPIAPVDAIIALTHFDIAAPAFGIGTCWAGFVAAAATFYEPLQKELGLPAGRKFAYAMMFGYPKYKTHGIPRRKPLKVTWQ